Proteins found in one Aerosakkonema funiforme FACHB-1375 genomic segment:
- a CDS encoding sensor histidine kinase — MSKILVVEDDSATRLLLKRDLQLEGYEVTVAKNGEEGLEQAVKIRPALILCDWMMPLMDGVEVCRRVKATPELTSTFFILLTARDSIADRVLGLDAGADDFVSKPIEPNELLARVRAGLRVYQYQQQLSEANQQLSQTLQDLQQTQAQLVQSEKMSSLGQMVAGIAHAINNPITFISGNLDYTKNSFNDLLELIHLYQKYYPQPEQEINLAIENMDWEFLKTDIPKSLDSMKVGASRIRDLVVSLKSFSRLDEAEIKQVDIHADIDNALLLLEHRLSGETSDNIYADDRSKIKVIKEYGILPLVECYTAELNQVFFNLITNAIDAIEELTISETSLILGKGQISIRTKLLDENWVEIAISDNGAGMTPEVVQQIFNPFFTTKPVDKGTGLGLAIAYSIVVDKHKGLLECRSSKGEGTEFLIKIPTRQQL, encoded by the coding sequence ATGTCCAAAATACTTGTAGTTGAAGATGATTCGGCCACTCGTTTACTCCTGAAAAGAGACCTCCAACTAGAAGGTTATGAAGTTACTGTCGCTAAAAACGGTGAAGAAGGACTGGAACAGGCAGTTAAGATACGTCCGGCATTAATACTTTGCGATTGGATGATGCCACTGATGGACGGAGTAGAAGTTTGCCGTCGCGTTAAGGCAACACCCGAATTAACCAGCACATTTTTTATTTTGTTGACTGCACGGGATTCTATAGCCGATCGTGTGCTAGGTTTAGATGCAGGCGCAGATGATTTTGTCTCCAAACCCATTGAGCCAAATGAATTGTTGGCGCGGGTACGAGCGGGATTGCGAGTATATCAATACCAGCAGCAATTGAGCGAAGCGAATCAGCAACTCAGTCAGACTTTGCAAGATTTGCAACAAACTCAGGCTCAACTGGTGCAAAGCGAAAAAATGTCGTCTCTTGGCCAAATGGTGGCAGGAATCGCTCACGCCATCAACAACCCGATTACTTTTATCAGCGGCAACCTCGATTATACCAAAAACAGCTTCAATGACCTGCTTGAACTAATCCATCTTTATCAAAAATATTACCCTCAGCCAGAACAAGAGATTAACTTAGCCATCGAAAACATGGATTGGGAATTTCTTAAAACAGATATTCCCAAAAGCTTAGATTCTATGAAAGTAGGGGCATCTCGAATTCGCGACCTTGTGGTTAGCCTCAAGAGTTTTTCTCGGCTCGACGAAGCCGAAATAAAACAGGTTGATATTCATGCAGATATTGATAACGCACTTTTACTTTTGGAACACAGGTTATCTGGAGAAACTTCAGACAACATTTACGCTGACGATCGGTCAAAAATTAAAGTAATTAAGGAATATGGCATTTTGCCTCTTGTAGAGTGTTACACAGCCGAATTAAATCAAGTATTTTTCAATCTTATAACTAACGCCATTGATGCTATAGAAGAATTAACCATTAGCGAAACATCATTAATTTTGGGAAAAGGACAAATTAGCATACGCACCAAGCTATTAGATGAAAATTGGGTAGAAATTGCAATATCTGACAACGGCGCGGGAATGACTCCAGAGGTTGTGCAACAAATATTTAATCCCTTTTTTACCACCAAGCCAGTCGATAAAGGCACTGGGTTAGGATTGGCAATAGCCTACTCTATTGTAGTTGATAAGCACAAAGGGTTATTAGAATGCAGGTCATCAAAAGGAGAGGGTACTGAGTTTTTGATTAAAATTCCGACTCGTCAGCAACTCTAA
- a CDS encoding ATP-binding protein has translation MWELLQQLLSPTQYIPHGHCYLWQTPLVWLHIVSDLAIASAYFSIPAMLIYFICKRQDIPFSGIFALFGAFIILCGTGHLLEIWTLWHPAYWLSGLEKALTGLVSCFTAGQMVTLLPHFLALKTPEQLEKINRELEKEIAERQRAEEVLHNVVVATASVTGEEFFSAVVSHLAAALGVRYAFIAQTVRNQPDKLQTLACWADNKLGENFEYDLIGTPCEPVIKQGKLFFYPERTQELFPQAKGVVAMGAVCYLGVPLLDSLQQVIGVLCINNDKPLQDVESAKGIMKIFAARAAAEVQRKWAQESLCQALDELEIRVEERTAELSKTLNSLKAEIVERKKVELALEQERQQLRQIITHAPVAMAMLDTEMRYIAYSDRWLKDYNLEGQNLNGRSHYEVLPNLAKLFKPIYYQALQGEVISKPEEALELEDGNKLYLRWAVQPWYAQTDLVLVENKFNNSKSYITNRKSHIGGIVIVTQIINELVEAREAALQASRMKSAFLANMSHEIRTPMNGILGMTDLLLKTPLTKQQEEFVLLLKLSAEHQQALINDLLDFSKLEVGKMRLEMQEFNLKKSIEEIVSILQIQSHAKALELRTAIAPNLPEKLIGDPHRLTQIITNLVGNAIKFTDFGEVVLTVTNHQNKSGITREDCEKTINSECCILFAIRDTGIGIAPENKKKLFQSFSQLDSSTTRAYGGTGLGLAICKQLVELMGGEIGVKSELGKGSEFWFAVPFQISPERERNKTEGDIERRGEGNAPPEQPPIVNYRSPREKLKILLVEDTPINQKVVLNQLKFLGYEADCTANGQEALDRMASIAYDLVLMDCQMPMLDGYETTKRIRTQSGDDRHIVIIALTAHAMKEDREKCLAAGMDDYLTKPVSMEQLSAAIERWMHKYDKGRKIVDKKVSGENTNSQLQPPVDNRIRPELPMPSFSEEIIDRERLKEITRGSSEFQLELLQAFMEDAPTYIEEAKQALLSGDAQTLARRAHQIKGGSATVAIRFMPDLALTLQKQAELNQLDGADLIITEMENILERVKTFIANWESVIDNG, from the coding sequence ATGTGGGAACTTTTGCAACAATTACTATCCCCAACTCAGTATATACCTCACGGTCACTGCTACCTGTGGCAAACTCCGCTGGTTTGGCTGCACATAGTTTCAGATTTAGCGATCGCGTCTGCGTATTTCTCTATTCCGGCGATGCTAATATATTTTATCTGCAAGCGGCAAGATATTCCCTTTTCAGGAATATTTGCCCTATTCGGAGCCTTCATTATCCTCTGCGGCACAGGTCACTTACTGGAAATTTGGACGCTTTGGCATCCAGCTTACTGGCTATCGGGTTTGGAAAAAGCACTGACTGGCTTGGTTTCCTGCTTCACAGCGGGGCAAATGGTAACCCTGTTGCCCCACTTCCTGGCGCTGAAAACTCCAGAGCAACTAGAAAAAATTAATCGGGAACTGGAAAAAGAAATAGCCGAGCGTCAGCGAGCAGAAGAAGTTCTACACAATGTTGTAGTAGCAACAGCTTCTGTAACGGGTGAAGAATTCTTTTCAGCTGTTGTAAGCCATCTGGCAGCAGCGTTGGGCGTTCGCTACGCTTTTATAGCACAAACTGTGAGGAACCAGCCCGATAAATTGCAGACTCTTGCTTGCTGGGCAGATAACAAACTGGGAGAAAATTTCGAGTACGATTTAATCGGTACTCCTTGCGAACCGGTTATCAAACAGGGAAAGCTGTTTTTCTACCCAGAGCGTACACAAGAACTGTTCCCACAAGCTAAGGGCGTCGTTGCTATGGGTGCAGTTTGCTATTTAGGAGTGCCTCTGCTCGATTCTTTACAACAAGTAATAGGCGTTTTGTGCATTAACAACGACAAGCCTCTACAGGATGTAGAAAGCGCCAAAGGAATTATGAAAATTTTTGCGGCGCGAGCTGCTGCGGAAGTTCAACGTAAGTGGGCGCAAGAAAGTTTGTGCCAAGCTTTGGATGAATTAGAAATTCGCGTTGAGGAACGCACTGCTGAGTTATCAAAAACGCTCAACTCTCTTAAGGCTGAAATAGTAGAACGCAAAAAAGTAGAATTGGCTTTGGAGCAAGAACGCCAACAACTGCGTCAAATTATTACCCATGCACCCGTGGCAATGGCGATGTTAGATACGGAGATGCGGTACATCGCCTACAGCGATCGATGGCTGAAGGATTACAATCTCGAAGGGCAAAACTTGAACGGGCGATCCCATTATGAAGTATTACCAAATTTGGCAAAACTTTTCAAACCTATTTATTACCAGGCGCTGCAAGGAGAGGTAATTTCCAAGCCCGAAGAAGCTCTGGAGTTAGAAGATGGCAACAAACTTTATCTGCGCTGGGCAGTCCAGCCCTGGTACGCACAAACAGATTTAGTATTGGTGGAAAATAAATTTAACAACTCAAAATCTTACATCACAAATCGAAAAAGCCACATTGGTGGCATTGTCATCGTGACTCAGATAATTAATGAATTGGTAGAAGCCAGAGAAGCAGCTTTACAAGCATCTCGGATGAAATCTGCTTTTTTAGCTAACATGAGTCACGAAATCCGCACTCCCATGAATGGCATTTTGGGAATGACAGATTTACTTTTGAAAACGCCGCTCACAAAGCAACAGGAAGAATTCGTGTTGTTGCTCAAATTAAGCGCGGAACACCAGCAAGCGCTGATTAACGATCTGCTCGATTTCTCCAAGTTGGAAGTCGGGAAAATGCGCCTGGAAATGCAGGAATTTAACTTGAAGAAAAGCATAGAAGAAATAGTAAGTATACTGCAAATACAGAGCCATGCCAAAGCGCTCGAATTGCGTACCGCCATCGCACCCAATCTACCCGAAAAATTAATAGGAGACCCGCATCGCTTGACCCAAATTATTACAAATTTAGTAGGAAATGCGATTAAGTTCACCGACTTTGGAGAAGTGGTACTTACAGTCACGAATCATCAAAATAAATCAGGCATCACTAGGGAAGATTGCGAAAAAACTATCAATTCAGAATGTTGCATTTTGTTTGCTATCCGAGATACGGGAATTGGCATCGCACCTGAAAACAAAAAAAAATTGTTTCAATCCTTCTCTCAACTAGATAGCTCCACTACAAGAGCTTATGGAGGTACTGGTTTGGGTTTGGCAATTTGCAAGCAGCTAGTGGAGTTGATGGGCGGTGAAATAGGCGTCAAGAGCGAGCTGGGTAAGGGTTCGGAATTCTGGTTTGCAGTGCCTTTCCAAATAAGTCCAGAAAGGGAGAGGAATAAGACCGAGGGAGACATAGAGAGGAGGGGAGAGGGAAATGCTCCCCCTGAGCAACCGCCGATTGTTAATTACCGATCGCCAAGAGAAAAGCTGAAAATATTGTTGGTGGAAGATACCCCAATTAACCAAAAAGTGGTGCTAAATCAACTGAAATTCTTGGGTTATGAGGCTGATTGCACTGCAAATGGTCAAGAAGCACTCGATCGAATGGCATCTATCGCCTACGATTTAGTATTAATGGATTGTCAAATGCCGATGCTGGATGGCTATGAAACAACAAAGAGAATTCGCACCCAGTCAGGTGACGATCGGCACATTGTAATTATTGCCTTGACTGCTCACGCGATGAAAGAAGATCGCGAAAAGTGTCTGGCAGCAGGTATGGATGACTACCTCACCAAACCCGTTTCTATGGAGCAATTGTCAGCGGCTATAGAACGATGGATGCACAAGTACGACAAAGGCAGAAAGATTGTGGATAAAAAAGTATCGGGAGAAAACACAAATTCTCAACTTCAACCTCCAGTAGATAATCGCATTCGTCCAGAATTGCCCATGCCAAGTTTTTCTGAAGAAATTATCGATCGCGAGCGTCTCAAGGAAATCACCAGAGGCAGCTCGGAATTCCAACTCGAATTACTGCAAGCTTTTATGGAGGATGCTCCCACTTACATAGAAGAAGCCAAACAAGCTTTGCTTTCAGGAGATGCTCAGACCCTCGCTCGCCGAGCTCATCAGATCAAAGGCGGAAGCGCTACCGTAGCTATTAGATTTATGCCGGATCTTGCACTCACCTTACAAAAACAAGCGGAATTAAACCAGCTAGATGGAGCAGATCTGATTATAACAGAGATGGAAAATATTTTAGAGCGTGTCAAAACCTTCATTGCTAATTGGGAATCGGTCATAGATAATGGCTAA
- a CDS encoding PAS domain S-box protein: MHVAFQEPIAHSNLRVLLVEDNVDEAELIEELLLETSWGRAIILQRVERLSEARETLSQEKFDAILLDLSLPDSQGFETVIKLKQENQNIPIVVLTSRADEELALQLISVGAQDYLVKRKIDSELLIRSLRYAIERQHSQEILHQSEEKYRFVVNNVKEVIFQTDADGNWTFINPAWTEITGFSAEETLQTPFLSYVHLDDIPLYQEKQADASSNCKTNKDGSRYEIRLRTKSGGFRYVDIDERLSFAPDGSICSRTGTLKDITEQKSAMLALRSSEARLRGYFENSLVGIAIYAPLCEEGSGRAGERESSITAEYPRKVENVDNISPAPPLPHSPHPPLPHSPTPFISSQKELYWIEANDALCKMLGYPSDELLRHSWLELIHPLDRDANWQQLLKVLTGEIDDCVLDTRLLRKDGNIVYTRVSVSCIKNEAGSLDRLIAVFLDISDRKRAEAALKQQAAAIAAASDGIAILNSNGEYIYLNDAQLKIFGYDRTEELLGKSWQVLYDEAELQRFTKEIYPSFLQQGCCRTEARGLRRDGTTFPQEVTVTLLEGGERLCIIRDITERKQAEEALRESQRFIQRIAEATPNLWYIYDRIEQRNIYTNRELAAVLGYTPEEIKIMGEALLPNIIHPEDWAVFSKYVKQWETASDGDILEIEYRVRDAKGEWRTFMGRETPFARTPDGKVKQILGTATDITERKRVEQELAERAKQSALRSDIGLALTGAGDLGAMLRRCCEALVEHLNAAFARIWTIELNPNILQLQASAGIYTHIDGGHARIPVGSFKIGLIAAEKKPYMTNDLHNDPRISNPEWARQEGMEAFAGYPLIVEDRVVGVMAIFARTSLKANILDTLESIASQVALGIERKRASEALQVSNERLQLAMEGSALGLWDWHVNTKDSYFDPQWKKMLGYEVEEIENNYESFLRLVHPEDLPRVEESKNAHLVGATPVYEIEFRMLSKQGTWKWILSHGKVTERDEIGQPLRMTGTHRDITHRKQAEEKLRLYQEIFLNSTDAIGIIDPDGFYLEQNAAHQELFGYSDAELKGQTPQLIGKEDFVLVAESLAAIGKFRGEITCHTKDGKIVEIDASAFAVLNHTGNVGCYVGVIRDITERKQAEEERQKFVSLIENSSDFISQASLDGKICFLNEAGRRLVGLKDLSAVFSTNILDYVPQALHQEFSQTILATALSEGRWQGETQLQHFRNGKIIDVLMNVFLVKDPKTKEPICLAAVVRDISTSKQVERSLRQSEQRLGQLFLRERLVSSIAHRVRSSLNLTQTLSTTTEEVRQLLSTDRVVIYRFRPDCSGYIIVESVNEPWISLLGREIQDRCFNNSYFALYGQGRIRAIDDIYGGDLKDCHIALLEQFQVRANLIVPIIIQDGGILEAGNEASESDLYPQCPTPQAQLWGLLIAHECQGARTWTEAETELLRQLSVQLAIAIQQSTLFERSQQAREEALQASRMKSLFLANMSHEIRTPMNGVVGMTDLLLKTELTAEQRDFVQTLRISAQTLLTLINDILDFSKLEAGEMRLEKVDFDLNVCLEEVLDLLAPSAENKGLELAGLVDRNVNRQINGDPARLRQILMNLVGNAIKFTDKGEVVIEVTIAGNPTHGEQESQKSKVKSQNSSSSVFPPPLPPSLTPPLSLLFSVRDTGIGISPEGKKKLFQSFSQVDDSTTREYGGTGLGLAICKQLVELMGGEIGVESTFGVGSTFWFTLPLTPPISPSSPTPEVTSLSGLKMLVVSNRPTVRKIVRSLATWWGMEVSETDRTWMAMIAVRNATAENRPYDIALVDMQLEELSDKTLQRTITSEPLMQQTKWVLLTQAKQREKIKDLVEEGLADYLTKPVKATRLFDSLLNAANRENGRVKSQKSKVKIPPLPLTPHSSPTPTQNFKILLVEDTPVNQKVGLNQLKVLGYQADCVNNGQEAIDILASQDYDIVLMDCQMPVMDGYEATRRLRRLYGTRHKIVAMTANALVGEREKCLAAGMDDYISKPIDLNQLQTVLERWVSQLQIKNQKIEMESDISESITSGNFSTAKGKDSPKNSIADLTTVASSVDIIDIERLHQICKGDVEFQAELLQAFVEDGEMYIQEAKQAILSGDCDTLARRAHQIKGGSATVAIRLMPDIADRLESQAKLNNLEGADEAIAELERIFENVKNFVANSS; encoded by the coding sequence ATGCACGTAGCTTTTCAAGAACCGATCGCCCATAGCAACTTAAGAGTTCTCCTGGTTGAAGACAATGTTGATGAGGCAGAACTAATTGAAGAGTTGCTATTGGAGACCAGTTGGGGGCGAGCGATTATCCTCCAGCGCGTAGAGCGACTGTCAGAGGCACGAGAAACTTTAAGTCAAGAAAAATTTGATGCGATTTTGCTAGACCTTTCACTGCCAGACAGCCAAGGATTTGAAACTGTAATTAAGCTCAAACAAGAAAATCAAAATATACCTATTGTAGTGCTAACGTCTCGTGCGGATGAAGAACTGGCACTTCAGTTAATATCGGTAGGCGCACAAGATTATTTAGTAAAAAGAAAAATTGATAGCGAACTATTAATTCGCTCTTTGCGTTACGCGATCGAACGGCAACACAGCCAAGAAATTTTGCACCAGAGCGAAGAAAAATATCGCTTTGTAGTCAATAATGTTAAAGAAGTAATTTTCCAAACAGATGCCGACGGCAACTGGACATTCATTAACCCAGCTTGGACAGAAATTACTGGCTTTTCGGCAGAAGAAACTTTACAAACACCGTTTTTAAGTTATGTTCATTTAGATGATATTCCATTATATCAAGAAAAACAAGCTGACGCTAGCAGTAATTGTAAAACAAATAAAGACGGCAGCCGCTATGAAATTCGGCTGCGAACTAAATCGGGTGGATTTCGCTACGTCGATATCGACGAACGTCTCAGCTTTGCCCCAGACGGAAGTATTTGTTCGCGCACGGGAACGCTCAAGGATATCACAGAGCAAAAAAGCGCGATGTTGGCACTGCGTTCTAGCGAAGCCAGATTGCGGGGGTATTTCGAGAATTCCCTCGTTGGGATTGCTATTTATGCACCCTTGTGCGAAGAGGGAAGCGGGAGAGCGGGGGAGCGGGAGAGCAGCATAACCGCAGAATACCCCAGAAAAGTAGAAAATGTGGATAATATTTCCCCCGCTCCCCCGCTCCCCCACTCCCCCCATCCCCCACTCCCCCACTCCCCCACACCCTTTATCTCTTCGCAAAAAGAGTTGTATTGGATAGAAGCCAACGACGCCTTGTGCAAAATGCTGGGATATCCTAGCGACGAACTTTTGCGTCATAGTTGGCTGGAATTGATTCATCCCTTAGACAGAGACGCTAACTGGCAACAGTTATTGAAAGTCTTGACAGGAGAGATCGATGACTGCGTTTTAGACACACGCTTGCTTCGCAAAGATGGCAATATAGTTTACACCAGAGTTTCGGTAAGCTGCATTAAAAACGAAGCCGGATCGCTCGATCGCCTGATTGCCGTATTCTTAGACATCAGCGATCGCAAACGGGCAGAAGCAGCCCTCAAACAGCAAGCAGCGGCGATCGCAGCTGCCAGCGATGGCATCGCCATCCTCAACTCTAACGGAGAGTATATCTATTTAAACGACGCTCAGCTCAAAATCTTCGGCTACGACAGAACCGAAGAACTATTGGGAAAAAGCTGGCAAGTACTCTACGACGAAGCCGAACTGCAAAGATTTACCAAAGAAATATATCCCAGCTTTTTGCAACAAGGTTGCTGTCGCACAGAAGCAAGAGGTCTGCGAAGAGATGGCACAACATTTCCTCAAGAAGTCACCGTCACCCTGCTGGAAGGAGGCGAGCGACTTTGTATTATCCGCGACATCACCGAACGCAAGCAAGCAGAAGAAGCCCTGCGGGAGAGCCAGCGTTTTATTCAACGAATAGCCGAAGCTACCCCCAATCTTTGGTACATTTACGATCGGATCGAACAGCGCAACATTTATACAAATCGCGAACTTGCCGCTGTGCTGGGCTATACCCCAGAAGAAATTAAAATCATGGGTGAGGCGCTTTTGCCAAATATTATTCACCCCGAAGACTGGGCGGTATTCTCAAAGTACGTAAAGCAGTGGGAGACTGCTTCTGATGGAGACATCCTCGAAATAGAATATCGAGTCAGGGATGCCAAAGGAGAATGGCGGACTTTCATGGGTCGGGAAACCCCCTTTGCCAGAACTCCCGACGGCAAAGTCAAGCAGATTCTCGGCACAGCCACTGACATCACCGAGAGAAAGCGGGTAGAACAAGAATTAGCCGAAAGAGCCAAACAGTCGGCATTAAGGTCTGATATCGGCTTGGCGCTAACGGGGGCGGGCGACTTGGGAGCGATGCTGCGTCGTTGCTGCGAGGCATTGGTAGAACACCTGAATGCTGCCTTTGCCCGCATTTGGACGATCGAATTAAATCCAAACATACTGCAATTGCAAGCTTCTGCCGGAATCTACACCCACATCGACGGCGGTCACGCTCGCATACCCGTGGGCAGCTTCAAGATTGGTTTAATTGCTGCCGAAAAGAAGCCCTACATGACGAATGACCTGCACAACGATCCCAGGATTAGCAACCCGGAGTGGGCGCGGCAAGAAGGAATGGAAGCCTTTGCAGGTTATCCGTTAATTGTCGAAGACCGGGTAGTCGGCGTCATGGCCATCTTTGCCCGCACCTCTCTCAAGGCAAATATACTCGATACCTTAGAGTCGATCGCCAGCCAAGTCGCCTTGGGAATTGAGCGCAAACGAGCCTCGGAAGCTTTGCAGGTGAGCAATGAGCGATTGCAGCTGGCGATGGAAGGCAGCGCCTTGGGATTGTGGGATTGGCACGTTAACACAAAAGATAGCTATTTCGACCCGCAGTGGAAGAAAATGCTGGGGTACGAAGTCGAGGAAATCGAGAATAATTACGAATCTTTCCTGCGCTTAGTACATCCAGAAGACCTACCCAGAGTTGAGGAGAGCAAAAACGCCCATCTGGTCGGCGCGACTCCCGTCTACGAAATCGAATTTCGGATGCTATCGAAGCAGGGAACGTGGAAGTGGATTCTATCCCACGGGAAAGTCACAGAACGGGATGAAATCGGTCAGCCCCTGCGGATGACGGGAACGCACAGAGATATTACTCATCGCAAACAGGCAGAGGAAAAACTGCGGCTCTACCAAGAGATATTTTTGAACTCCACCGATGCGATCGGTATCATTGACCCTGACGGTTTTTACCTGGAACAAAATGCCGCCCATCAAGAGCTGTTTGGATACAGCGACGCCGAACTAAAAGGACAGACACCTCAACTCATAGGCAAAGAGGATTTTGTACTTGTTGCGGAAAGTTTAGCCGCCATCGGCAAGTTTCGCGGTGAAATTACTTGCCACACTAAAGACGGCAAAATAGTCGAAATCGATGCTTCCGCTTTCGCCGTCCTCAATCATACCGGGAATGTGGGTTGTTATGTGGGTGTGATCCGCGATATCACCGAACGCAAACAAGCAGAAGAAGAACGCCAAAAATTTGTTTCTCTGATCGAAAACAGCAGCGACTTCATTTCCCAAGCATCTTTAGATGGCAAAATTTGCTTTCTCAACGAAGCCGGACGCCGACTCGTGGGTTTAAAAGATTTGTCGGCAGTTTTTTCTACCAATATATTGGATTATGTTCCCCAAGCACTACACCAGGAATTTAGTCAAACAATTTTAGCAACTGCACTCAGCGAAGGACGCTGGCAAGGAGAAACACAACTACAACACTTCCGCAACGGTAAAATCATTGATGTTTTGATGAATGTTTTTCTTGTTAAAGATCCGAAAACTAAAGAACCGATCTGTCTGGCGGCAGTAGTGCGCGACATTAGCACTAGCAAGCAAGTAGAACGCTCTTTGCGACAATCGGAACAGCGCCTGGGGCAACTGTTTTTGCGGGAGCGGTTGGTTTCCTCGATCGCCCATCGGGTGCGCTCCTCTCTCAATCTCACTCAAACACTCAGCACCACTACAGAAGAAGTGCGGCAATTACTCTCGACCGATCGCGTCGTTATTTACCGCTTCCGCCCAGACTGCTCAGGCTATATAATTGTTGAATCCGTTAACGAGCCTTGGATATCGCTTTTGGGGAGAGAAATTCAAGATCGGTGCTTTAATAATTCTTATTTCGCTCTGTACGGTCAAGGTCGAATTCGAGCAATTGATGATATTTATGGCGGTGATTTAAAAGATTGCCACATCGCCCTATTAGAACAATTTCAAGTCAGAGCTAACTTAATAGTTCCGATTATCATCCAAGATGGGGGAATACTGGAAGCAGGTAATGAGGCATCGGAAAGCGACCTCTATCCCCAATGCCCTACACCCCAGGCACAATTATGGGGATTGCTGATCGCCCACGAATGTCAGGGTGCAAGGACTTGGACTGAAGCGGAAACAGAGCTTTTACGACAGCTGAGCGTACAGCTGGCGATCGCCATCCAGCAATCGACTTTGTTCGAGCGATCGCAACAAGCGCGAGAGGAAGCATTGCAAGCTTCCCGTATGAAGTCCTTGTTCCTCGCCAATATGAGTCACGAAATCCGCACTCCCATGAATGGCGTGGTGGGGATGACCGACTTACTTCTGAAAACCGAGCTAACTGCCGAACAGCGGGACTTTGTACAAACTCTCAGAATCAGCGCTCAAACTCTGCTGACTCTGATCAACGATATTCTCGACTTCTCCAAACTCGAAGCTGGAGAAATGCGACTGGAGAAGGTGGATTTTGACTTAAATGTTTGTCTGGAAGAAGTGCTGGATTTGCTCGCGCCCTCCGCAGAAAATAAGGGACTGGAATTAGCTGGATTAGTCGATCGCAACGTCAACAGACAAATCAACGGAGATCCCGCCCGTCTGCGCCAAATCCTCATGAATTTGGTGGGCAATGCCATCAAATTCACCGATAAAGGAGAAGTGGTAATTGAAGTTACCATTGCGGGAAACCCCACCCACGGAGAGCAGGAAAGTCAAAAGTCAAAAGTCAAAAGTCAAAATTCTTCCTCTTCTGTCTTCCCTCCCCCACTCCCCCCATCCCTCACTCCTCCCTTAAGTCTCCTATTTTCTGTGCGCGATACGGGTATTGGTATCAGCCCAGAAGGTAAGAAAAAGCTGTTTCAATCTTTTTCCCAAGTCGATGATTCTACTACCCGCGAATACGGAGGTACCGGTTTGGGTCTGGCAATTTGCAAGCAGCTGGTGGAATTGATGGGAGGAGAAATTGGCGTAGAAAGTACTTTCGGAGTCGGCTCAACTTTTTGGTTTACTCTCCCTTTAACGCCACCAATTTCACCTTCTTCACCCACGCCAGAAGTTACTTCGCTTTCCGGGCTAAAAATGCTCGTGGTCAGCAATAGACCTACCGTGCGAAAAATAGTGCGTTCTCTCGCAACTTGGTGGGGTATGGAGGTAAGCGAAACCGATCGCACTTGGATGGCAATGATCGCTGTGCGAAATGCCACCGCTGAAAATCGTCCCTACGATATCGCTCTCGTCGATATGCAGCTTGAGGAATTAAGCGACAAAACACTGCAACGCACGATTACCTCAGAACCATTAATGCAGCAAACGAAATGGGTTCTCCTCACCCAGGCGAAACAGCGTGAAAAGATTAAAGATTTGGTTGAGGAGGGTTTAGCTGACTATTTAACTAAACCTGTGAAAGCTACCCGTTTGTTTGACAGTTTGCTGAATGCGGCGAACAGGGAGAACGGCAGAGTCAAAAGTCAAAAGTCAAAAGTCAAAATTCCTCCTCTTCCCCTCACCCCTCACTCCTCTCCCACTCCAACACAAAATTTTAAAATTCTCTTAGTTGAGGATACTCCGGTTAACCAAAAAGTCGGTTTGAATCAACTGAAAGTTTTGGGCTACCAGGCAGATTGTGTCAATAACGGTCAAGAGGCAATAGATATTTTGGCATCACAGGATTACGACATCGTATTAATGGATTGTCAAATGCCGGTGATGGATGGCTATGAAGCAACAAGAAGGTTGCGTCGTCTCTATGGTACTCGTCATAAGATCGTTGCTATGACAGCAAATGCTTTAGTCGGAGAACGGGAAAAATGTCTGGCTGCTGGCATGGATGACTACATCAGCAAACCGATCGATCTTAACCAACTCCAAACAGTTTTAGAACGCTGGGTATCCCAATTACAAATAAAAAACCAAAAGATCGAAATGGAATCTGACATCTCTGAAAGCATTACATCGGGAAATTTTAGTACTGCAAAAGGTAAAGATAGCCCCAAAAATTCAATTGCCGATCTTACTACAGTCGCCTCATCGGTAGACATTATAGATATTGAACGCCTGCACCAAATTTGTAAGGGTGATGTAGAGTTTCAAGCAGAACTTCTGCAAGCTTTTGTGGAAGATGGGGAAATGTATATCCAAGAGGCCAAACAAGCCATCTTGTCAGGAGATTGCGACACTCTCGCACGTCGCGCTCACCAAATCAAAGGCGGGAGCGCTACAGTTGCGATTCGATTGATGCCCGATATTGCCGATCGACTTGAAAGTCAGGCAAAATTAAATAATCTAGAGGGTGCAGATGAAGCGATCGCAGAATTAGAAAGGATTTTTGAGAATGTAAAAAATTTCGTAGCTAATAGCTCATAA